The Macaca nemestrina isolate mMacNem1 chromosome 1, mMacNem.hap1, whole genome shotgun sequence genome contains the following window.
ccagattcaccaaagttgaaatgaaggaaaaaatcttaagggcagccagagagaaaggtcgggttacccacaaagggaagcccatcagactaacagcagatctctcggcagaaactctccaagccagaagagagtgggggccaatattcaacattcttaaagaaaagaattttaaacccagaatttcatatccagccaaactaagtttcataagtgaaggagaaataaaatcctttacagataagcaaatgcttagagattttgtcaccactaggcctgccttacaagagaccctgaaggaagcactaaacatggaaaggaacaaccagtaccagccattgcaaaaacatgccaaaatgtaaagaccatcgaggctaggaagaaactgcatcaactaatgagcaaaataaccagttaatatcataatggcaggatcaagttcacacataacaatcttaaccttaaatgtaaatggactaaatgctccaattaaaagacacagactggcaaactggataaagagtcaagacccatcagtctgctgtattcaggagacccatctcacacgcagagacatacataggctcaaaataaagggatggaggaagatttaccaagccaatggagaacaaaaaaaagtgggggttgcaatactagtctctgataaaacagactttaaaccatcaaagatcaaaagagacaaagaaggccattacataatggtaaagggatcaattcaacaggaagagctaactatcctaaatatatatgcacccaatacaggagcacccagattcataaagcaagtccttagagacttacaaagagacttagactcccatacaataataatgggagacttcaacactccactgtcaacattagacagatcaacgagacagaaagttaacaaggatatccaggaattgaactcatctctgcagcaagcagacctaatagacatctatagaactctccaccccaaaacaacagaatatgcattcttctcagcaccacatcgtacttactccaaaatcgaccacgtaattggaggtaaggcactcctcagcaaatgtacaagaacagaaattataacaaactgtctctcagaccacagtgcaatcaaactagaactcaggactaagaaactcaatcaaaaccgctcaactacatggaaactgaacaacctgctcctgaatgactactgggtacataacgaaatgaaggcagaaataaagatgttctttgaaaccaatgagaacaaagatacaatataccagaatctctgggacacatttaaagcagtgtgtagagggaaatttatagcactaaatgcccacaagagaaagcaggaaagatctaaaattgacactctaacattgcaattaaaagaactagagaagcaagagcaaacacattcgaaagctagcagaaggcaagaaataactaagatcagagcagaactcaaggagatagagacacaaaaaaccctccaaaaaatcaatgaatccaggagttggttttttgaaaagatcaacaaaattgacagaccactagcaagactaataaagaagaaaagagagaagaatcaaatcgacgcaattaaaaatgataaaggggatatcaccaccgaccccacagaaatacaaactaccatcagagaatactataaacacctctacgcaaataaactggaaaatctagaagaaatggatgatttcctggacacttacactcttccaagactaaaccaggaagaagttgaatccctgaatagaccaatagcaggctctgaaattgaggcaataattaatagcctaccaaccaaaaaaagtccaggaccagatggattcacagctgaattctaccagaggtaaaggaggagttggtaccattccttctgaaactattccaatcaatagaaaaagagggaatcctccctaactcattttatgaggccaacatcatcctgataccaaagcctggcagagacacaaccaaaaaagagaattttagaccaatatccctgatgaacatcgatgcaaaaatcctcaataaaatactggcaaaccggattcagcaacacatcaaaaagcttatccaccatgatcaagtgggcttcatccctgggatgcaaggctggttcaacattctcaaatcaataaacataatccagcatatcaacagaaccaaagacaagaaccacatgattatctcaatagatgcagaaaaggcttttgacaaaattcaacagcccttcatgctaaaaacgctcaataaattcggtattgatggaatgtacctcaaaataataagagctatttatgacaaacccacagccaatatcatactgaatgggcaaaaactggaaaaattccctttgaaaactggcacaagacagggatgccctctctcaccactcctattcaacatagtgttggaagttctggctagggcaattaggcaagagaaagaaatcaagggtattcagttaggaaaagaagaagtcaaattgtccctgtttgcagatgacatgattgtatatttagaaaaccccattgtctcagcccaaaatctccttaagctgataagcaacttcagcaaagtctcaggatacaaaattaatgtgcaaaaatcacaagcattcttatacaccagtaacagacaaacagagagccaaatcaggaatgaacttccattcacaattgcttcaaagagaataaaatacctaggaatccaacttacaagggatgtaaaggacctcttcaaggagaactacaaaccactgctcagtgaaatcaaagaggacacaaacaaatggaagaacataccatgctcatggataggaagaatcaatatcgtgaaaatggccatactgcccaaggttatttatagattcaatgccatccccatcaagctaccaatgagtttcttcacagaattggaaaaaactgctttaaagttcatatggaaccaaaaaagagcccgcatctccaagacaatcctaagtcaaaagaacaaagctggaggcatcatgctacctgacttcaaactatactacaaggctacagtaaccaaaacagcatggtactggtaccaaaacagagatatagaccaatggaacagaacagagtcctcagaaataataccacacatctacagccatctgatctttgacaaacctgagagaaacaagaaatggggaaaggattccctatttaataaatggtgctgggaaaattggctagccataagtagaaagctgaaactggaccctttccttactccttatacgaaaattaattcaagatggattagagacttaaatgttagacctaataccataaaaatcctagaagaaaacctaggtagtaccattcaggacataggcatgggcaaagacttcatgtctaaaacaccaaaagcaacggaagcaaaagccaaaattgacaaatgggatctcattaaactaaagagcttctgcacagcaaaagaaactacatcagagtgaacaggcaacctacagaatgggagaaaatttttgcaatctactcatctgacaaaggcctaatatccagaacctacaaagaactcaaccaaatttacaagaaaaaaacaaacaaccccatcaaaaagtgggcaagcgatatgaacagacatttctcaaaagaagacattcatacagccaacagacacatgaaaaaatgctcatcatcactggccatcagagaaatgcaaatcaaaaccacaatgagataccatctcacaccagttagaatggcaaccattaaaaagtcaggaaacaacaggtgctggagaggatatggagaaataggaacacttttacactgttggtgggattgtaaactagttcaaccattatggaaaacagtatggcgattcctcaaggatctagaactagatgtaccatatgacccagccatcccattactgggtatatacccaaaggattataaattatgctgctataaagacacatgcacacgtatgtttattgcagcactattcacaatagcaaagacttggaatcaacccaaatgtccatcagtgacagactggattaagaaaatgtggcacataatacaccatggaatactatgcagccataaaaaaggatgagtttgtgtcctttgtagggacatggatgcagctggaaaccatcattcttagcaaactatcacaagaacagaaaaccaaccaccgcatgttctcactcaggtgggaactgaacaatgagatcacttggactcaggaaggggaacatcacacaccggggcctatcatggggaggggggaggggggagggattgcattgggagttatacctgatgtaaatgacgagttgatgggtgcagcacagcaacatggcacaagtatacatatgtaacaaacctgtacgttatgcacatgtaccctacaacttaaagtataataataataaataaattaaaaaaaaaacatgcattaTCTCACACACTTAcctttttttgtgatgagaatgCTTAAAAATACGtatataaatcataaaatatatatagatttacaggacattttgtataaaatataaagtctATATTTTTCATTACTTATTACTATAAAACAAAGTACAACATACATATAGTATTAAAATGAAGCCATACTAAAGCCATATAAAAAAGTCATTGACATTTCTGATGTACAGGCATATTTTAGGAATTGTGAAGATGCCAAATACAgcctttataaagaaaaacaataatcaaatccttagtttattttcattgcaGTAATTTTGAAATCAATTTGACACAGACTAACCAGTGTATATGTAGAATAACACATGGGTTGAACACTTAGCACAGGGAATTGAAGTACTAACTAGACAAAGTTGAATAGGCCAGAATAGTAAGGAATAttcttgttaaagaaaaatagtttctgTAAAAACTTCTTAAGAAACTGTCATTTGGTAAATGCCTGTCTTcaataaagagcagaaattaaaagtagaaaaaaagatgttcttaCACATTGAGCTTACACAATCAACTCGgcattgatattttgtatttttcctagggAAAAATGGGATTCTTTCCAAAAATCTCTCATGCAAAtatattgaaaatcattatttaaaaatatatcagttAGATACAAAATTTCAAACAATGGTATATCAATATTCATAAGATATTGCTTCATACAATATAAAGCactctttttttcctcaaaagagGAAGACctctaaattttctttaaagtatAGATTTTATGATGGTAAAAAGGTGGACATCTGTCAAGTTTCTTAGGAAGTGTCTCTTCTCAAAAAGTGGACTTTTTCTACTATAAACTGGAGCAGTCCTTTAACCTAGTACTCACTTTTGCTCTCGAACAAAAGAAATCTACCATAATTAATTTCTTAAGTGGAGTAATTTTTATTGCTCCCAAAATGCAGTCTTGCTGAAGAGTCTGAAAAAGTCTTCATAGTTTTGCGAATTTATTCCAATTCTAAAAACTTATTCTAAGAAAATTAAGAATAACTATCAATAggagtgattattttaaattacacttGACAGCAAGTGTGAAAACAACATAAATGCCCAGTATTGGAGAACCAGTTATGCAGACCGTGATGTGTTTGTGAATATCATGTGTTGATCAGTATTTACTAGGATGGAAGAGTATTGACAATGACTCTTGTTCAATTTTACCATTtacttaacagtaaaaaaaaatgtaggttaTAAAATATTCTGTAGTTAACCCATTTTGTGATGTTTAAAGGTTTGCAAATACATCTATGAAATGATTAGCCATGGTTATTTTTAGGTGATGGGATTTTTAGGTTGGTCTTAGTCATCTTCCTTAAGCTTATCTCCATTAACAAATCTTTATACAAGTGTGTGTCATTTGTTTAATGAGAAAAATCATGCAtatgaaattataattatatataatcatGATGCATTTCTACATACAGATGTGTGTCATCACAAAAGTAACATCATGTCCTAGCAATGAGGAGAATTACTAAGCTCTGGAAATGAGAATCCTACATACTGGATATTACAGGTTGAAATTCTGTTCTGAGCCTGATCAATATAATCTATTGGGTTGGGCATTtggttaataaaaagaaatgcttttaatGTCCCACCAAAAATGTAGATCAGCAAAAAATATTTGCCTAAACTTATATTTATATGATTCATAGTTGAGCTTCAAGTCCCCTTCAAGCCTGTGTAATTTATGTCATGCTCCCCTCATCTCAGACTACTAGACCTGGGGCTTGGGCCCAGATTTTTCCCAGAGGTACAATCTTCTGGTAGCTGGTGTTTGATACCTGAAGCTCAGTAAACTCAGCTGGTTTGAATTATCATGGAGACTTGGGGTTATGAACTGTGTCACATCTCTCATCTCATACCTGGCACTCCAGTCACATTGAAATTCACACCATTGGCAAGTACCGCCCTTGTTATGCATTTGTTTATGCTGGATCGTCCACCTGGATGAACTTTCCTCCTCACTCCACCTCCTAGCACCGAAGTCTGCCATCTTTAGAGGTCTTGTTTAAATGCTTCCTGCCCCAGGGAGCTTTTTCTCCCCACTCCCAAGTGGGATACTCTCTTTCCTTCCAAAGCCTGGGAAACCACCTTTGATCCACACCGTCGGAATGGGTCTCCTCTGTCTGCTGTCTTTGACCTaaggtactttttaaatttctgctttaAGTTATTTTGAACACAAATTGAGAGATAAAAATGAGTAAGTTAATCAGCTTAAAATGATATTTACTAATCCACTCTCCATTGCCTCTCCTACTGGATTATAAGCTTTCTAGAGCAGGGACAAATTTCCCACTTGCATTTGTAAACACAGAGgccagtacacagtaggtgctcaatatatgtttattgtagtCTTTGGTGCTAGAATCATGCAATGACATGGGTTGATGGCTGTGAGGCTGCTGGAAACTGCGGCATAAATCCCAAAAACATCTGCTTCTTTAAAATACCATCAGCTGCCttaagaggaaggaggagaagcacTGTGCACTTGGGTTGAGGCAGGGGTCTCAGCACATCTGAGCAGGGGTCTCAAGAACTCACAGAAGTCAGGGCTCCAAGTAAAGCAGCTTTATTGTTGCTGTGCTGAAGGGGCAAGTGGACGAGAGCAGCAGCAGCGTGGCTCAGCCTAGTTCTCGCCTCTCTGGAGCTGGGGATCAGGAAGTGTTTCTCAGCCCAAATGAGAGGTTGAGGGCCTGGCTTTCCAAGGGGAAATTACATATACCCAAAGTGGGGGTAGGGAAAGAGCAACTGCACCTGTGCCTCAACTCTTCTGGGCTCAGTCGCCTTCACACTCTTCCTCTTTGCAGTGGTAGGTTGTGCCCCCACTTAGGCAGCGCGGCTTTCGACGAGCCCTCCTGGGCTTCTGAACCTCAGGCCTTTGGGAACTGGAATGACAGCCTTCTGAATGGGGAGCACCACAAGGAGTCGAGCAGGGAGCCAGGCAGGGGTTTGATCTTTGGGGAGGGGAGCATTTGGCAACATTTGGAGGCCTCCAAGATTGCTGCTTCTGCTGTGACATTGCTTGGCTACCAGGTCGAATCTGGAAGAAAAATAGTTATTTCAGGGACCCAGGCAGCTTGtgcttctgtttctctcctcCATGAGCTGGAGCTGTCAAAAACGGAGTCCAGCATTTGCAACCCACTGAACTCCATCTCAGGAGGAGAAAAACAGACTTGAAAGGACTAAATATTTGGGGAGTAAATCTTCCCAGGGGACTCACTTACTAATAACCATGTTGATGATATatgcttcctttaaaaaaaaaaaaagaaagacaaattgtACTTAGTTGAGCTGACAGTTTGCTTTTCCCAGCCCAATGTCCTCCTAGTCAAATGCAAAGGAGAGCCAAGTCTCTGCTCTTTCTTTACTCAGTCTTATTCTGTCCCCAAACTCCTAAATCTGACGGTCCCATCTCTGCTTTTCTGGCCCTCTAACTTCTATGGCTTTCTCTCATGTTAGATGATTTGGGGTCTTTCTTTTGCTGGgatcctcttcccttcccttctttctacCCCAAGCATCTCCTACCTGGCTTTTCAGCTCCCTGGGAAGAGACAAGAGGAGAGATCAGTACTGCCTTAGCAGGACTTGAGCTACATCCAAGTGTCTCTTCAGCCAGAAGTAGCCTTACCCTAGTGGAAGATGTGTGGACAAGTTATCCCAGGAGGAGTCTGGAGGCCTTGTGTTTCCAGGAAGTAAGAGGCTCTTTTATATATCCTCCAGCTGAAGCCTCCAGACCACATGTCATTGGAGGACAGCCATGGGGCAGATGATTGATCTGGATATTTCACAATTCCCAGTGCGAGACTTTCCCCACCCAAGACCTACATGTAGCTGGGATAGGGTTCAAAGGCATCTGCAGGTGAGTAAGTGAGCAGAAAGCTGGGGCCTTCAGGTTGGCCTACATAGAAGTGGGTACACTGGCTAAGTCTGGATGATGTCTTTGGGGGTTTGGGCGGGTTGCAGCTGCTGTTGAATTCTATGTAGAATTGAAGGGAAAAATCGGGTTCAACAACCCCCAGGGTCT
Protein-coding sequences here:
- the LOC105497904 gene encoding late cornified envelope protein 6A, producing the protein MSQQKQQSWRPPNVAKCSPPQRSNPCLAPCSTPCGAPHSEGCHSSSQRPEVQKPRRARRKPRCLSGGTTYHCKEEECEGD